From Ovis aries strain OAR_USU_Benz2616 breed Rambouillet chromosome 25, ARS-UI_Ramb_v3.0, whole genome shotgun sequence:
gaaaagattgaaggtgggaggaaaatgggacgacagaggatgagatggttgaatgcatcaccgactcgatgaaaatgagtttgagtaagctctgggaattggtgatggacaaggaagcctggcttgctgcagtccatggggtccaagagttggacacgatttgagcaactgaactgaactgagggacacctggcatgctgaagtccatggggtcacaaagagtcagacacaacttaaccactgaacaacaacaatcccatAAAAGGCAAGTGGAGGGCTGTCCTAgatacagcagaaagcaaaagaGTGACCCCTGTTGGGTGGCAGCTCCCCCAGACACTGCCCCCTACAGGCTGTTGCCTCAGCAGCCCCTCTACCTGCCCCACTCCTGCTCAGATCTGCCAGGCAGCTCCCAGCTCTTTCCTAGTGTCTGAGCAGTAACGagatgagaaggaagagaaacGGGCACAGCGGGTGCTGTTTCTTGGTCTCTGCAGAGGCAGGCTGCTTTTGCAAGAGCTCCAGATTATTGTGCAGCTTGCTGGTCTTCCCTGGAGCTTGGATTCCTGGACATCCGCGAAACACAGACACGGACGCTGCCACCAAACTCTCAGCTGCAGTGAGGAACCGATGCGATCCTGGGCTGAGGGTGCTCTTTGAACTCTCGTGTGTGTTTAGTGCCATGAACAGCAATGTGTCCAGAACCCAGGTGGGGGCGAAATTGACTGAGTCAACAAGCCAAAATTTGTTCCTCTTTTCTCTGGAAACTGGCACTGGAACCTCAGTTACTGCGCAGGTATAAATAGTCAATAGTGGCTGAGGAACTTCAATTTGCGTGGAGGTTCTGAAACCCTAGAGGAAGCAACTGTGAGTGTTTCTGTCCTAGCCTCTCAATTTGCTTTCCTGGGTCCAGTGAGTATCTTCCTGCCTGAATGGGTGCTTTATCCTACTGGTGCTGAGGAAGGCAGGGTCTATATAGCTGTTCCAGTCTAGGAGGGTGAGTGTTGGAGGAGGGGCACAAGGTAATAATGGATGCTGAGCACCGTGTTCCTTTTGTTTGGTGGCAGATGTGTTTCctgggctgggagaaggggagagtTGGATGTGACATCCAACCAGATCTCTGATGCCATTGTCCCCGTGGAAAATGCAATTCATCATCCTCTTGGAAGGAGGCCCTTCTCTGGCCAGaaacccccttccctcccactACCTCAGCCTTCCAGTGACCCTCTGTCCTTTGTTTGCACAGGTTACTCAGGCTTTCATTCAAGTCTTTCCAATGCCCTTGAGCCCTTTCCATGGTCAAAGCTTTACAGTTTCTGCCTCAGAGAAGAAAGAAGCCCAACAGTGGGACTGACCCATGTCCTGTACCCACCCCTGATCTCACTTAGCTCCTCAGTCCCTTTCTGATGGTAACTGGAAGCTCTATTGGACATCTGCTCTTTCCTCCCCTGAAGCCAGCCTTCCCCTAACTGTGCGTTTCACATGTCCCTTCCTCCATGAGGCCGCTGGCCCACCTCCTCTTGGAAGTCTGGACAGACTCTAGGTATGCCAGGGACTTTTCTCGTGGAGCTCAGGAATGACAAACCCTGGTAAACACACAGTCATGCACCCATCCTGTGCTCAGGACAGATCTCACCCAGTTTAGGACTCTGGGTTTCTTCAGACAGCACTGCAGACCTCCAATACTAGTCTCTCCAGAACAGCAAGTGAGAGGAAATGAGTCTGTATTGTCACAGCTAAGTCAGCCACCTTACTGATACAGAAAAGAATAAGCAGGTCCAGAGAGGGAAGGGTCCCACCCGAGGGCCCTCAGTGAGTCCCTCCTGGGGTGACAATGGCCTCAGTGAGGAATTCTACATCCTGGTCACAGTGCCCCTGGCAGGGATGACAAGCCCAAAGAGGGATGACACAGAGCATCTGAGAATAGATCCATGTGCTGGCAGAGCAGGACGGAGGCCCGGCTGGTCCGCTCCTGTCCTCCCTGGCCAGACCTTATCCTAACTTTCCCTAAACTGCTTTCAGAGCCCACTGCTCTGGGCCCCAGAGGATGGGAGAGGAGACTGGGGAAgggcttctcctgccctccaggagctgggCCAGCCCTAATCCTCGTCCTTGGACCAAGAGCAGCCccctctctgttcctctgcctagGACAtgcttctcctccctctctccatgTTGCTCCTGCTCACACAGTCCCAGAGTTCCTTGGGCGAAGAAATGGATGTCTATTCTGAGAAAACACTCACCGATCCCTGCACCCTGGTTGTGTGTGCCCCACCAGCGGATAGCCTTCGTGGTCATGACGGACGAGATGGGAGAGAAGGCCCCCGGGGGGAGAAGGGGGATCAAGGTAGAGCTGGGACCATGGGCCTGTCctggtgggaaggggtgggcacTGGGATTGTAACCAAGCCAGAAACTGGGTCTTCTGCTGGGGAAGCCTTATAGATGATCTTCTTCCTAAATGGGTGGGTTTCACCCAGATTTTGAGCCCACCTAAAACACAGCTTTACTGGTTCGCTAAGACTGACTGCCCTGAGCCTCCAGCTTCATCACCAGCTGTCCTGATTCCTCCCCTAGAATCTTCTGACTCCCACCAACCCAAAATGCACAAAGAATAAATGACTGGTATTTAGAGTCATCTGCTCTAGAACTTAACTACTGTCCATTTGAATTAAATGGTTCCTCTCCAAGttaaagatttttaatatttaattgagTTCTACTCCATGATGAGTGAGAAAGGATGAGGCAGTGTGGCCCCAAACTCAAGCCTGAATGAAAGGATTTTCCCTCAATACAttacagagggaaagaaaggaagcttATATTTCTTTGTCCAGCCCTGTGCTTAGGAGTTCTCTTGAGTAGTTTATTTAATCCCACCAAAAGTCTAACAAGTGACGCATGAATCTCATTTGATAGGGAAGACAAGTGTGACACAAAGATACTAAGTGAAACCCAACCTGGAAGTTGAAAAGGACATGAGTTTCTTTTTCAGGCACAGCTGTGCTTGTCTACTAGCTCTGTTTCAACAACAGAGTCCCCTAGGGAAAAGTCACTCAGTGTTTCTGAGCCTTAATTTGCTCATCTTTGGATGGGAATAATATGACCACACAGTGACAAATAGTTGAGCcaagcttcccccccccccccgcccccgaccaccctttttttcctctttggtgaGGCTTTAGGATAATGTTGCATCCTCTTGCTGTAATCGGCAATCAGCAATCAGGTGGATTCTCCTGAGGTTTCCCAAGATACTGCTTATTAAGGGAAGTGTCTGAGAAACACTGCCCCACAGGAGAAGATCTGGGTGTTACTGGCAAGAAGTGAGAGTTCAATGAACCAGCAACAGGACAAGGGCATCACCATGGCACTGAACCAGGGCTGTGGGAGGAATCAATTGAGATCTTTGAACTTTCTCTAGTTTGTATTTTGGTtggggaagaaggaaatgagTAACATTTGCAGGATCCTTCTTGCTGGTTCCTACACACCCCAGTCTTTGTAAGTATCTGACTGTCCTTTACAGACAGAAAGTAGCTTCCAGCATGAAAGAACTGGACCTTAATAAGGCTGCCTAGAAGTATATTCAATAGTTGGGTGGTATTCaaggattacaataaactgtgggaaattctggaagagattggaataccagaccacctgacctgcctcttgagaaacctatatgcaggtaaggaagcaacagttagaactggacatggaacaacagactggttccaaataggaaaaggagtacgtcaaggctgtatattgtcaccctgcttatttaacttctatgcagagtacatcatgagaaacgctgggctggaagaagcacaagctggaatcaagattgccgggagaaatatcaagaacctcagatatgcagatgacaccacccttatggcagaaagtgaagagaaactaaaagcgtcttgatgaaagtggaagtggagagagaaatttggcttaaagctcaacattcagaaaacgaagatcatgtcatctggtcccatcacttcatggaaatacatggggaagcagtggaaacagtgtcagactttattttgggggtctccaaaatcactgcagatgtgattgcagccatgaaattaaaagccacttactccttggaggaaaagttatgaccaacctagatagtatattcaaaagcagagacattactttgctgactaagatccgtctagtcaaggctatggtttttccagtggtcatgtatggatgtgagagttggactgtgaagaaagctgagcgcccaagaattgatgcttttgaactgtggtgttggagaagactcttgagagtcccttggactgcaaggagatccaaccagtccattatgaaggagatcagccctgggatttctttggagggaatgatgctgaagctgaaactccagtactttggccaccccatgcgaggagttgactcattggaaaaaactttgatgctgggagggactgggggcaggaagagaaggggacgacagaggatgagatggctggatggcatcactgactcgatggacgcgagtttgagtgaactctgggagttggtgatggacagggaggcctggcgtgctgcgattcacggggttgcaaagtgtcggaaacgactgagcaactgaacgaactgaactgattcaaggTACTAGCATTCTCTACCTCCCAGAGGGTCCTGAATTGAATActagggcaggggaggggtggggacttTCCCTACAGTGGCCCTCAGCTGCATGATGTACCTGTTCTCTTTCTTGTGCTTTCCAAGCCTGGCCTTGGGTTGGTGCTTGGAGAGAGAACAGTGCACAGTCGGGCCAAGACCAGGCTCCACACTGGCTCCCCAGATCCAGGCACTGGTTCCTTCAACGGTGACAGGTTGGGAATTTCCTGGAGATCCGAGCATCCTCAGATCCTGACcagcagggctgggtggggccaGAGTCTGCACTGGGGATGAGCCCCCCCCCACAGATTCTGACACACATGTTCCCAAGAACCTGATGTAAAGGACAAGATGAGCCTGAGAGGAGAGACCCTTGAGCAGAGGTAGAGGGGGGTGCTGGGTCACTTGGTGATGCTCCAGACATGTCGTGCAGGGCCAGTAACACCTGGACCCTGCTTGGGGGGCTGTATTTCCAGGGACAATTCCTTCTTTCCTCAGCGCCTCTGAGATTCCTGCCCAGAGGGATTCAGTGAGAGTCCATCCAGGGCGGCAATTCTCCCCTGGGAGTAAAACCTCACAGGCCACAGCATCCCCACCACCCAGCTCTGCTGATCTCTCTGAGCTCATTTCCTTCCCCCCTCCCACACTCCCTGGACTCTGACCATACTGGCTCCTTGTTGGTCCCTGAGCACGCAcatccccctgcctccccagggccCTGTCCTTGCTCTGAGCATGCACATCCCCATGGCTCACTCCTCACCCCCTTCACAGCTTCACTCATAGACTCCCTCTCTGGCCATCCTATTTAGAAGACACCTCCACCAATTCTCTATGCTTTAATTTACCTCTGTAGCACTTATTCTGATCTGATTATCATGTGTTaaactttttccttttggttaaGTATTTCTACATAGTTGAGTTTAAGCTCCATGAGGAAGGGGTTttgttttatcagttttttttttcactagtaaTCCCAGCATTTAGGACAGCACCTTGTATGTAGTAGAATCTCAGTGAATACTtgtagaataaatgaatggaaacgGCCAAGAGATAAGGCACTGAAGTACACTTGTTTTGTATTTCAGTCACTAGGTccccgtctgactctttgtaaccccatggactgcagcatgccaggattccctgttctacattatttcctggagtttgctcaaactcatgtcccttgaggtggtgatgccatcaaaccatccccttctctgtcatcaccttctcctcctgccttcaatttgcACTGGGTTATTTCAGGGAAGACTGGAGCTTCTCGGGGGGCAACATCTTTAGGAGGAGGCTAAAGATCTTGTAGCCTCATCTTTTATGCACTCCCACTCCCAAGGAGATTCAGTGCCACTAACCAGGCTGGTCTTTTTTCCCAGGGCCTCCAGGTATGCCTGGTCCAGCTGGAAGAGAGGGCCCCTCAGGGAGGCAGGGGAGCATGGGACCTCCAGGCACACCAGGCCCCAAAGGAGAACCTGGGCCCAAAGGTAGGAGGGTGATATGTGGCgggtgagggagggagaagggaggggtgaTGTTGGCCGCCCTGGTGGGGACCAGGGTATGTGCACACTGCCTGGAAAGCCTGGGACCTCCCTGCCTGGTAGGCCTGGCCTGGGCCTCTCCCCCAACATTCCCACACTGACTGGATATCCTAGAGGAGACCAAGTGGTCAGGAACAGTCTCCCGGGTCACGCTCTCACCTGGACCTGTTGGTGACAAGCTGCACTGCTGAGGAAATGGTACCTGCTGAGCACACTCTCAGCCATGTTTCTCTAATGTGTTCCTTCTTCAGGAGGAGTGGGTGCCCCAGGCATGCAGGGCTCCCCAGGCCCCACAGGCCTCAAAGAAGAGAGAGGTGCCCCTGGTGAGCCCGGAGCCCCTGGAAGTGCTGGGGCAGCAGGTGAGCAATGGATGTGGGGCTGGGCTCATGTTCTCCTGTGCCCACCCCACCACCCTCAAGGTCAGAGCTGGCATTCCAGGGAGAGAGCCAGCGTTGGGCTCTGGGAAATGTCTGTCTCCAGGGAGAGGGTGCTATGAGCAGCAGGGACTGTGTATTCAGGGAAGGCTGGTTGTTGGGTTAAGGGACAGTCAGTGTGCAGAGAGGATGCAAGCAGAGGATCCAGGCACTGAGGGATATTTGTAAAGGTGGAGGGTGTATGGCTGGGGGATAGGAAGTCCATGTTTGAGGGTGGGGAGTGGGTATGAAAATGCTGAAATGTATGTTCAGCACTCATCCATTTCTACTTCTCTGATCCCAGGACCTGCTGGGGCCATCGGTCCACAGGGGCCTTCAGGAGCCAGGGGCCCCCCAGGACTGAAGGGAGACAGAGGTACTCCTGGAGAAAAAGGAGCAAAGGGGGAGACTTCAGTCCCAGGTAAGAAAGTTCTGGGGGCTCTAGTGGGTGCAGAGGGGCCAGCAGGCCCTCTTCAGTTCAGCACCTCCTCTCATGCCTCCCATGTCCTTATCCCATCCCCAGGATGCGTCACCCTTCCCTGAGCCCTGGGCTCTGAGTGACCCCAGGCTGGATCTGTGTTTACTTGGCCTCTCTCTCCTGCAGAAGTTGCTACTCTGAGGCAGCGGATGACAAACTTAGAGGGAGTAGTACAACGCCTCCCGAATACAGTGTCTCAGTACAGGAAAGGTGAGCTCCTGGACCCGACCCTGAGCTGCCACCAAAGGCGGACCTCAGActgaggctgggctgggcttggAGTTCTCTGGGCTTGGGTCTAAATTGGACTTGCTGGGACCATGACTGGGACTAGACCTAGACCTGGGGCAGGAGCGGGGCTAAGGACAGGGCTGGGACAGAGCGGCCCCCACGTGCTCCAGGAGCTCAAGTAGATGCACTAGACAAGGAGGAGGATGCGGTCCATGTCACCAGTTCAGCAGAACTTCACTCCAGCCTACTCTGGGCAGATTCCTATGACAGACAAGGGGTCACCCAACCCATGATGCATTTCTTCCCTCTGTGAGGCCAGGTGTACAAGTGCACAGAGAAGCAGCTGCACAGCCCAGAGCAGCAGAGAATCCAGGACTGACCCTGAGAGAGGCGGTGGGATGCTGCCTGTTGGTTCAAGGCTGCTGGGGACCTGACCTTGGTGTGTGGCCACCGAGAATCTCACCCTAAAGATGTTCTGAGTCTGGCAGGGGCAGGCTGCCTCCAGTGTCTGGCCAGTTCTGCACTCTCCCTGCATCTGCTTAGGTATTTAAAGCAGAGATTCTTCCCTAAGCCTGGATCCTAATCAGGCTGAGTCCTCCTGGAGCACACACCTGAGTGCTCTGTGCCCTGGGACTCTCCACCAACTGcaccttctccttctctgctttctctgaaGTCAGCTTTGAATCCACATTATTCATCAAACCTCAGGGATTGAAAAAAGAGAAGGTGCAGAGTGTATAGAGGCCTGATCTGGTGAGACATAGGGTTGGCTCCTATGGACTCAAGCCAACTAAGTACTGAAGTAGTGGGATGAGCATTTCCAGCAGTTCATGTCTTCCTCCTTGCACAAGCATATCTGCACACCTATTTACTCCCTCATATGGAGACTGATACAAACAAATGAGAACTTGGGCATATGCACTGGCCACACCTGTGTACTTAAACACCACTCAGGCCACACCATCTACATACAtgaacacacaggcacacatatgcacacctaTCACCCAGATGAATGGGATGTAAAAAGGTGACCCTCTGCTGCTCACAGCTTCCCTACTGAGCCACGGAATGAGGCCACAAGGCAGGCCACTTATGGAACTCCTTCCTCAGAATAAAGTTCTGAACTGTCTTCACATTGGAAGTCTTGACACAGAAAAGAGAGGGGACAGCCTACTTTTCCAGGGGCAGGGGCTAAAAGGAGGTCTCCAAGTCTCCCCTGTTGAAAACTTCAGTGCCCCTGACTCACCAAAATAGATGTCTAGCCCTCCATATCCACCAACCATCGGCCACATATGACCCCACTGGTCactgcctcctccttccctttcctctcctggaCATCCACAGAGGGGAGCAGGTGCCTCAGCTCTGGCTCCTTTCTCTCCTTGCATTCACTCTAGGCTTGGGCTCATTCTCTCCCATGGTTTCAAATTCCTTCTATTGATGCCTCCTCCAGGTAGAGCCCTGTTTGGACCTCTTTCCAAACCCAAGACTCCTCTCACCAAGGCAACCTTGGCGGTCACAGTGGAGGGAAGCACCAGCTTCTCTGGCCAGATTGAGTGGCCTTACACCCAGTAGTCTCTCCTCACCCTTGACCTTGACCGCCCAGGATCTCTTTCTTCCCATGACAATGTGACTGTGGATGGCTCATCAGAGAATGTACCGTGCACAATTCTAATCCCTTCTGACATTTCAGGCAGAGTGGCTGTCCAACCATGTTCAGATTCTTCCCCCAACCTCTTCCTGCCTTGAAGTACAAGGGATGTTCATCTTCACTCTGCCTCAGGGATAACCTAGTCAAAACCTTCTCTGTGTCTGGAAACCAAGACACAGAGAGGAAGGGAATCTGCACTTAGTAAGGTAGGAGATAATGTGCCTCTGGACCAGACCCATGGTGTTTGTCAAGTCGAGTAAAATTCAAGCTTTATTCTCACCTAGATATctaagaacaaagctagcggCAAAAGCTGAGCTCTGCTAAAGCAAAGAGATAAGGTGCCCACTCCTGAGTTCAACAAAGACTTCCCTGTCTACACATGCTCATGAAGGCTTCTTGGGGGTGGAAAAGAGAGGGGCCCCACCCCATAATAAGTGTGGACATGCACCCATAAGCCCCTGAGAAGGGATGTATCTTAGAAAACAGTTTCACACGCACCTGGGGGAGGGTCCATGGACCAGTCAGTTGTGAAGAAATTAACAGGATAATTATCCAAAGGTAAGCAAAGACCCTGAAGGACCGTCCCGTATAAGTTAATTTATGTCACATCTTTACTGCTCTCCCCCTCATCCAGGACTCCCACACTCCACCACGGGTGTGTGTCTCTGCTTAGCTCTGGCTTACCACACTCCTCCTCATTAGAGAGGATgctcataccctttctttctgGGGGCGTActtctgccttgcttctgtcttaaataaacaacctgtttctctgtgtgctctgcCATACATTGTGCTGTGTCTCAATAGTAAACTTTTTACCTAtttacagtttttgcctccttgaaacattcttgctttcaaatggGGGAAAGAGCCAGAGTCACTTTGCTTCTAGCCTTTAGTCCCTGGTGGTGTGTTGGCTAGGATTCCTGGGGTTTCATCCAGGGTACCCAGGTTCCATCcatgggcagggaactaagatatccCTTCAAGAGCGCTCACTGCTCTCCCTCCAAGATCAGGAGGACTGGTGCTGCAACTCAGTCATGAAAAAGGCCATCTGACCCCAAAACTTACACTTTTCGCTTGTAAATTTTTAGATCAATGCTTCTGTATACTTAGCTGATTATACTGACAATGTActgcaaagaaaaatttaaaacgaCATCTGTAGTGCAGAAATTGGAATGAGGcctg
This genomic window contains:
- the LOC101113398 gene encoding collectin-43 isoform X5 is translated as MRRKRNGHSGCCFLVSAEAGCFCKSSRLLCSLLVFPGAWIPGHPRNTDTDAATKLSAAVRNRCDPGLRVLFELSCVFSAMNSNVSRTQVGAKLTESTSQNLFLFSLETGTGTSVTAQDMLLLPLSMLLLLTQSQSSLGEEMDVYSEKTLTDPCTLVVCAPPADSLRGHDGRDGREGPRGEKGDQGPPGMPGPAGREGPSGRQGSMGPPGTPGPKGEPGPKGGVGAPGMQGSPGPTGLKEERGAPGEPGAPGSAGAAGPAGAIGPQGPSGARGPPGLKGDRGTPGEKGAKGETSVPGCVTLP
- the LOC101113398 gene encoding collectin-43 isoform X1, which gives rise to MRRKRNGHSGCCFLVSAEAGCFCKSSRLLCSLLVFPGAWIPGHPRNTDTDAATKLSAAVRNRCDPGLRVLFELSCVFSAMNSNVSRTQVGAKLTESTSQNLFLFSLETGTGTSVTAQDMLLLPLSMLLLLTQSQSSLGEEMDVYSEKTLTDPCTLVVCAPPADSLRGHDGRDGREGPRGEKGDQGPPGMPGPAGREGPSGRQGSMGPPGTPGPKGEPGPKGGVGAPGMQGSPGPTGLKEERGAPGEPGAPGSAGAAGPAGAIGPQGPSGARGPPGLKGDRGTPGEKGAKGETSVPEVATLRQRMTNLEGVVQRLPNTVSQYRKGELLDPTLSCHQRRTSD
- the LOC101113398 gene encoding collectin-43 isoform X3, whose product is MPPWMAGRRGQQSVTLEEERLPSTGGIDIRLAYQLPRKPEAKDMLLLPLSMLLLLTQSQSSLGEEMDVYSEKTLTDPCTLVVCAPPADSLRGHDGRDGREGPRGEKGDQGPPGMPGPAGREGPSGRQGSMGPPGTPGPKGEPGPKGGVGAPGMQGSPGPTGLKEERGAPGEPGAPGSAGAAGPAGAIGPQGPSGARGPPGLKGDRGTPGEKGAKGETSVPGCVTLP
- the LOC101113398 gene encoding collectin-43 isoform X6, producing MLLLPLSMLLLLTQSQSSLGEEMDVYSEKTLTDPCTLVVCAPPADSLRGHDGRDGREGPRGEKGDQGPPGMPGPAGREGPSGRQGSMGPPGTPGPKGEPGPKGGVGAPGMQGSPGPTGLKEERGAPGEPGAPGSAGAAGPAGAIGPQGPSGARGPPGLKGDRGTPGEKGAKGETSVPGCVTLP
- the LOC101113398 gene encoding collectin-43 isoform X4, with the translated sequence MLLLPLSMLLLLTQSQSSLGEEMDVYSEKTLTDPCTLVVCAPPADSLRGHDGRDGREGPRGEKGDQGPPGMPGPAGREGPSGRQGSMGPPGTPGPKGEPGPKGGVGAPGMQGSPGPTGLKEERGAPGEPGAPGSAGAAGPAGAIGPQGPSGARGPPGLKGDRGTPGEKGAKGETSVPEVATLRQRMTNLEGVVQRLPNTVSQYRKGELLDPTLSCHQRRTSD
- the LOC101113398 gene encoding collectin-43 isoform X2, whose protein sequence is MLLLPLSMLLLLTQSQSSLGEEMDVYSEKTLTDPCTLVVCAPPADSLRGHDGRDGREGPRGEKGDQGPPGMPGPAGREGPSGRQGSMGPPGTPGPKGEPGPKGGVGAPGMQGSPGPTGLKEERGAPGEPGAPGSAGAAGPAGAIGPQGPSGARGPPGLKGDRGTPGEKGAKGETSVPEVATLRQRMTNLEGVVQRLPNTVSQYRKGVQVHREAAAQPRAAENPGLTLREAVGCCLLVQGCWGPDLGVWPPRISP